The Choristoneura fumiferana chromosome Z, NRCan_CFum_1, whole genome shotgun sequence DNA window tcATAGTAAAAATCTCACCAGCTTCGTTTCATCCGCACAAGTTTTTCAGTTGTGGGATACGGAAtgaattacttttaaatttttttttgcaaaacaatttgaaatacttatTTTGCCAAATGCTTTGTAAACCAACTGGTACGGTCAAAGGCTTTAATTAtgtcatgagccaccatggaacctatacaaaggaaaagtcattacgatgttccttgttaattaatgcgttgtcactatgacgtttactgtgaaatggttccatggtggctcaagaattaaagtccttggccgTACTAGAACACATAGAAAAAGTTCATTCCGCGCCATTGCTACTGACTGTTTTCTATAATGCTCTATTgcctaattataaaattaaagacaaatTCTTACTTCTTTCATGAAGTAATTTAGAGAAGAGATCATAATCGAACGCACTCGATGCGTGTACAAACGCGACGTATAAAAATTTCCTTATACTTATCCATTTGAAGTGACTTTCTTGGGTTAGATCCTGAAAACAAAGTAGGTATCAGTGGCGTGACGCCAAAACGACTTGATTCTTAcagccgttaacaatagtcgtgttcagatatttttgataaaatttttgctcacaggtttatgaactcgactgtaccagaTTGCCTAACAACAATGATCACTCCACGATATTGatagttaaatatatttaaattaaatagtcaATCGATTATACTAATAACATgagtaaagtacagtcaagtgtaaaaatatgaacttattcaaagtttcaaaaataagtgccacagactcttattccgtcGCAATaaggcttattttttttttgcacttgactgtacgtagaTGCGTAAGACAAGGACAGACAAGCGTGCCTAATGCCCCGTTGGGTGCTAACAGACGATCGAACGGTCCGGCGGCCGAGAGGGACGCAGCCATCTGTTAGAATGGGATATCCATACCACCATCTTACACTAACAGACAGTTGTGTCCCTCTCCGTTCTCCCCTCTGTTACGGCTAGGCTTAGGTACGCTTGTCTGTCCAGGTGTAGGTCTGTAAAAGTTGtttaattatacttaaatgcgatctcataaataaattagataCATTACATAGGTGTCAAGAACTCAGAATCTCGTCACGCTTTACTTCTAAAGTAATGAGGATCACGCGTACTCGTGTGTATTTTCCTAATTTTGtttctgttatttattatatacattAAAACAATCTTTAAAATAGCGATTCATAAATATATGAGCCGTGgttgcctagtggtttgccctatcgcctctcaagcagagggtcgtgggttcaaaccccggctcgcacctctgagtttttcgaaattcatgtgcggagttacatttgacatttaccacgagctttgcggtgaaggaaaacatcgcgaggaaacctgcacaaacctgcgaagcaattcaatggtgcgtgtgaagttcccaatccgcactgggcccgcgtgggaactatggcccaagccctcttgttctgagaggaggcctcagcccagcagtgggacgtatataggctgggatggatggatggaaatatttatgtattgatctcagaaacggctcaaATGATTGATGTTTTTGGGGGAGTTCGGGGGCAAGCCACCGGTCTAGATTGGTCCATCTCTCGGAAAACGcgtatttttaagttataatgtttttttgtaagaaaCTCACGTGCAAGAAGAAGACAGCTATCGATGCAGATATATCGTTAGTTCTATCATTAGCACGAGGATTTGTAAACTGCAGGTATAAGCTCCAAATCTAGTTCGTACAGTGCTAATGAGAAGGAAGATGCTCCTCGTGTTTTTGAAGATTTAGATACGTAGGAATTCCAACATATCGACTGTAATATTCCATAGTTTAGTTTCAAAATAAGTATTTGTAACGGCCATAAATGTGATTCGGCTGTGCTGTAGGTGGCGCATGGCATGCATCTAATTAACAAGCGCGCAGTTCTCGGGTGAGTAGTTATTTAGATTGATTTAATAACGCGAATTTCAGATCGAAATTGATACTTAAATTATGCCAGCAGCTTGAACGTTTTAGGACTCCAATATATTTATAGGgacctacctactcgtatgtaGGTAGCCATTTacaggtctctacccactacaccgtataatgccatgaccgtaataagcacgtgtcaggaacggaatatCAAGTgcatgtatatgtcggcggccgatcgttaaatccgccggatcatgaaattcctaggcatatcgtgaaatggcgccatttcatgaattggctaagggaaatccgccatatcgttggaaactcaccgtttaacgatttgcctagtgacgtttaggcagatcatgaaatgcCGCCGTCGTTTCGCTCGTCGTgccaaaattttctttttttcgacaTATCACTATGTGCCCGGTATatgagctaggaatatcgacgaatgcattgctctaatcgatctgccatattgtttctcaggcacatcgtgatatgcctggccaacaaACAttaaggcatatcatgaaatggcgccatttcacgatatgcctaggaatttcgtgatctggtggatttaacgatcggccgccgacatacacatGGCATGCAACGGCGACGGTTGATCAGGAAACGGGCTAGAGGGCATAGTCTGATATTTTTCAATACTAagaataatagtacattgtgtcttaagggcggtaaataaggaattacgaacgagagtctattagaagcccgaagtcgaagactgagggctttaatgagtcgatgttcgtaattctagtaccgcccgtgcgacatacaatgtttttcatcacttttttcaaaaattgccgataccgctgatagcgctcttggcagcgccagctccccctccgcagcatgtgcatggcgtgcgtgtgcagcgcgcgcacggagcagcagcacaccatgaagtaacaaactcatttaccgacctagggcttcatgacatgaaaattagtacgggcaatgactcatttaccgaccacgggtttcatgacaagcacattaaggtcgagttgcaaccaaggtagcctgcttgttacgacactgtttacgagcaagtgtgatgaaaaatatttttcactcgtaaagtttgtgtttatgctggatctaggcgacataaaatgactttttatgctcttgtgcgTAAAGTAAAATCTgcgtctaagaccaaggaaaTCTGGTGTTAACAAAAAGCAAaagtatttgtaattatattagcaatgctTAAGGTAccgaacaattgtttccacttgTGTTATTTCATCCTCCTAccaatcgaagtgaaaatcaGTGGAGCATTAAACTtattttccctcgacgtgtctatccatatggcctatatgaacgtctcgggtaaaatggctcgttttatgctcttgtactatttgcctgacacgttgctattacATGGTATGATACGTAGCACATTGTATAACAGAACTAGATGTAAGGCCGGTATTATACtagttatataaaattaatataccattcgtaaagtttgtgtttatgctTGGAtcttaaaatgactttttattgtgAAATTgcgtctaagaccaaggaaaTCTGGTgttaacaaaaagttttaatatatttttttaataatttttataaaactaataattaatcaaataaatcaaaatatatcaaaagtatttataattatattagcaatgctagaaaatagtaagtgaacaattgtttccacttgTGTTATTTCATCCTCCTAccaatcgaagtgaaaatcagtgtaaaactcgagcattaaacttattttcccctcgacgtgtctatccatatggctatggctatatgaacgtctcgggtaaaatggctcgttttatgctcttgttgtacaatctactatttgcctgacacgttgctattacggtcatggtatgatacggtgtaatgggtagactTTAAAGAACCCACATTGTATAACAGAACTAGATGTAAGGCCGGTATTATACTAGTTgtattttttggtaaaatacGTAATATACCGTATTAtaggtgttcccttctttcacagacagaaatttcacagaatttcgtttcgcagaaaatgtttcatataatatttagtccttgtatttttacttcgaatattattgtttaaattactatttacttgaatgaaacatatatttaatagaaaaataattcaatgaattttatagtgaaattattttatttaacaattgtgTCAAaccaaagaatatttttttaaagtttttttttctgtttatttattcacgATATTTTGTTTCAACGAAAATGTAAACATAGACGGGTTTActatgtttcggcgaataacgttcggcaacctgtttaatttcccaactatttaatatttctgaaactgtaaatatttcaggatttttataaaactaacctaacctaacctaaagggttagGAGTACGATGGTCcagaaataaatcctgaaatattcacagttttagagtttgcgaaatgaaaagtttcgaaataaaacaggttgccaaacgttacgttgcgaaaaagCAGTACTCCAAATAGACGTTATGTTgtccataatttaataaaaagtaacacattttaatatagtaattttatgtaggttagatttggttagattagagctgtgaccccacagaaagcgaatcgctaccagaaaagtataacaaaaatcaatgatacaaatttcttcaaagtaagtgttccATATATTGACTattctatgaaacaataatatgagaaaaaatatctgttaaacgaaattctattaaaatgttgtttgCGAAACAACGTACAGCCCGTATTATACTATACCCagctgtatttttgttattattcgTTTTACATGTTTAGTTTAAAGTCACCAATGATATGTGAAAAATCGAAGAAAAAATcatttatgtacaaaaataaatatctattcgaaccactcaaaaatatgttactacggccctattgcgtcggaataagagtctgtggtacttatttttgaaactttgaataagctCACATtctacacttgactgtactaaaacataaaatacgaaatatacCATACTTTTCATTTGATCATTCGGTATTTTCAACCTGATCATTTGGTATTTTACTCTATGATACGGTATTTTGATAACtcttaaaaataaagaagaggaatagaaatgaaTTGTTATGATATGACAATCAATTGTTCTGCGAGCAAATGTATCCACATTTATATATCTACGTTTCGGCCGTGTAGCATTTTGCAGACTCACGTGGATGACGAGTAGACCAAAGGATAAATAAGGCTCGTGTTCAGCGGTACATGAAGTCTACGTAAATAACCTAGTAAAAAGTGCTCCGCTGAATATTATTTGTCAAATTACTTAGCTGCCAACCCTTATGATACCTAGGTACTGCCGAAGAGTAAAAAGACCaaacaaatatcaaaaaatattgctgACAGTTGGTTAATGTTATTTGACCGAGCTTGCAGACAAATAAATAGGGACATCTAAATGCAAAGTGATTTTTTATCCATTTTGTTTCTATATGTTTACAAGTTTCAGCTTAAACGTAAATACTTACCTTAGTGGCCAAGTGGCCAGAGAGAGAGCTTCCTAAAGACTCGGAGAGCCTGCGTGAGTAAGGCATTAGAGTTATAATACTCAAACCGATCAAATGCTAGTTTTTCTAAACGGTTAATCGTTGCATCACCCGACACcgaataatttattgtattttaaattgtatcTGATACACATGTTTGACGTGAGATCCTACTGTGCGACTTGACAAATCTCaaaccaaagagtattagtatcCATAGAGAAACCTAAAAGAGAAACCGGAAAAACCAAAGCAAGTCTGTCAGTGACAATATAGATTGAAAAAAAACGGCATTCTAATTCAGTAAAGAGGTTGTTAACTAGATACTAACCATTATGGGCGTAAATAACATAAATTGTCTTTGGTTCAAATTTATGTAATCTCTTATCTCAGAATACATCAGAGCGTATTCaaattatccgatccgatatcggtatcggacgacgatagacgACATCCGATAGATGACACCATGTGCTGCTTACACtgtcatatttccgacaaaatcgttccgatacggccggctcaaaattgccgccacgcatcgggctctgcgcgcacagagacaatttagatacacgcatagcaaacatacaaacattataatccgacagcccacgggcgtccgattcGATGGTGCCGCCCACATAttggtgtcggctccgatatccgatatcggccGGCCAATGTGAaaaacaggtacatatttcatacattttacttgcctcgatatcggatcggataatgtgaaaacgctgtTACACCTCTCAGATCACACCAAAGTAGACCAGAGACAAGATTTCATCATTGTATACTGTGTTTTGTTTAAACAAGTAGTCAATTTAtaagtatctcttagtagtctgtgaacttatatgtataggtagagttagctagctacatattagtaatctgtgggtagagtcattcacgatgacgcgtgccgtgattcttattacaatgttattaacatctaattttgacaaaatcacgcgccttcgtagatggcactaggtatagaagGATCACACATTTAGGTGCATATATTTTgcttttttgtagaaaaaaaaactaaataattaccTCCCGTTTACAGCTATATGTTAAATTCCTTTTAATTTGTGTGATAGATATCCGTTGGCaacataaatagtagattgtacaaccaCAGTataaacgagccattttacccgagacgttcatatagccacccggatagacacgtcgaggggaacatgggtttaatgctcgagttttacactctgcttttcacttcgatggcgagaaAATGAAACAGGAACAGTGGAAAAAATTGTTCGCTTACTATGTACCATTTATtattcatgcattactatataattaaaactttttaGTTTAGAAAACGGGATCACATGTATCTCTGCTGCTCATAATAATTGGGACGTACCAGAAAGGAGTGAAACAGGCTCTGACTCTTACAATAGGTACAGtgtttataaaaatgaaaattaagacAAAAACGTATCAAGCtattttaataatgaaattacCCAACACCATACCCATATAACTATACCTTATACAGGTGGTTCTCATAGGTGAATAGCGAAAACAATTAACTTTCGTTACATACTAGAGCATTTACAATTAGAATGTGATAATCGGCCAAAACCATcccgcttatttttttttaacgtacaAATGTCCAATAATAACTAGAAGAAAAAATGTGATTCCAACTATTTTAGCAATGTAATTATCATTCCATAGCCATCTAACTATTAACAAAGGTGATTCAAAGGTAATtagcgcaaaaaaaaaaacaatttggccAAAAGCGTACCActgagcatttttttatttacgaatGTCCAAGGACTGGGGCCTGTATTCAGTTTTATTATACATgctaaattacagttttctattaGATATTAAGAGTTTTTGAACTAAGCGAAACTACGTTTCCATTTTTGTGTACAGAAGCTCGATTACAGTTCCAGGGCCACCGGTAATATTATCAATTTCTTTTCACAAAACTTGCAGAGTACGGCCTGGGAGCTGCAATTAACCCTATGACTGGTTCGTCACTGGGCAGAAGACCGTTGACACACTGTATCTTGAACTTTTGTAGTATCCCCACGAAAGTAAGGAAAATAAAAGAGCGTGCTAGAGAATCACCGGGACACCTTCTGCgtcctgaaataaaataaaaacttattaccaatcagaaactattatttttgaagaaaatataTTACAGTAATCATCattatctcggcctatataacCACTGCAGGGCCAGAGTTTCCTCTCGGAATGAGGGggcttgggaacttcacttACACTACTGATTTTATTCGCAGTGTGTGGTCAATTTAAATGTATTCCCAAGTAAATCCCGAAAACTCAGGGGTGCGAGCATTTTACCAAGACACTGTGCTCAAGCCATATACAAATCACCTGGCAACCACGgctattgtataaaaaataatggatATGGAATTAAGCACTTTTTCATTGCAATAGGCAGTTTTTATCTACATAAaggtttttggtaaaaattacatttttaatacaagcttttttgctgactgtactttttgttaactgtacttgtattgtcacccaaactacattggcataccaaatttcaagtcgacgagttccgtcctgtggagacgatcctggccggactaccaggatgacactaccagattattgtattgtcacgcaatttatataagtacctataccaaatttcaagtcaatccaactactggaagtcggtcgaatttaacttgcaagatttgattacagacagacaacgggacaggtgaaactaaataaaagcttttaaaaacagattagTAATTATCTCATGAAACCCATCGTTCCTCTGGATAGTGGTAAATGAATTATAACATTGATTTCTAAGGATCAGCATTGTCTTTGAAAACATCTCTTAAAGCGCACCCGGAGCAAAGTCTAACTAGATATGTCTCGGGAACTTTCAAGGAACCTCCCTGCTTTAGTTCGAAATTTACTAAGTTCAAtacaaagaaaaagtttatcTCAATTGAAACTTCCTGCCACTGATTAAATTAAGTAGTTAAACAGAAACTATTGCACAAAATAGCAGCCCACGCATAACATGCTAGACATAGTTAACGAGGACGACGGATATATTGTAATCCTTACGACCAATTCACAATAATAAAGAATTCGcatttacttattaaaaaaaaaaacgtgaaaatgacaatttaaaatgattcaAGGTTAATTGGAGTAATGTACATGACCAAAATAAATACACGAACATATTGATGATTATTGGTTATATGTAACCGGGATCATGATGCATGCATGCGAAATGTTGGGAAGTTATTAAAGGTTTGGTCTATTTACTACTATAAGTCCGTAAgaaaaattactaaagaaaTAAAGGAAGTTCTACGCGTTGtataaaataatgacaaatgaaattattattattcgataAGCATTGTTataaacattaaggggctgtttcaccatccattgattagtgttaactgacggttaaatgtgatgccgtctccgtctattcggacaaaataaatcgagacggcatcacatttaaccgtcagttatcactaatcaatggatggtgaaacagccccttgaatagataaaattaacataagcCGCCTCTCTATGGTGGcccaaaaatcaaaatggtgAACTGTACATATTTACTAGTTAAAAAGGCGTTTGCAATACTTAGCAATGCTAAACGTACCTATTATATACTTATGCACTAATAACAATTTACACAGTCGAAAGCATGTTACCCACTAAATGCGCCGATCATGCTAATGTGAACTAAAATAGTTGATGAAAtctatttaaatgtaaaaatgaCGAAATCTGATAACAAAGGAATACAAATAGCCATCAGTGATTCAAAAGAAGCTTATCTACCTCATCAGTGCGTATTATAGTGGATCCCAAACTGTAAATAGAATCGAGAGGCGGCCTACCTAACCCGAAGGTGTAAACGTGCTCTGCATTCTTCAGCGCGCCTTGCTCGTTGATAAATCTCTCTGGCTTAAATTCATGAGGATCGTCGTAAAGGTTTGGATCGAAGTTGAGGTCCCCGACTGCCAACAATATGGTGGTTTCCTTCGGGATCGAATAACCACCTATGACGGTGTCACTAAGGACTCTCCTCGGACCAGCGAGCGGCACTATTGTGTAGTAACGCTGAACTTCTAAGAGAAAAGCGGATGTGTAAACCAGCCTGAAATTAAAACAGATAATGCATGTACATACaacattttacattattttttttattgttacaatatttttaataaatttatgaatgaaaatgaaaaaaactacacagaataaatagaaaatgtcaCAGCAAATATTTCGTTCAGTGAATAGTGACCGAGCAAGTTCAAATTAACATCCCTCGTCCCAAAATTTTTCATTCAAGGCTACGTTACTTACACGTTGAACTTTGGCTAAATGTTACAGTCAAGAAAACTGAATccaccagggtggaaccttttcataatctatttcgctatgatttctctggcaaatgtatgagatgtcaacatgacattaggtGCACAAAGGTACGTGATTCAAATAAAAGATTAAAATCCCACGTCAGTACAAGAGATACGTATTGCATGTATgcattaatagttgatcgctggctggcAAGAATTCTCTTTCCACTAGTTTATCGTAGCGACAAGAGCTATCAGAGACAAAATTCGTTCAACATTGCTCGCTTGTCAGTTAAAATCTCTCGCTAAgagaaaaaatagaatttatttcACTCTACAATGCGAGCAATCTTTCGTCGCACTCGTATACTCAACTCACTTACAGCCCAGCGACTAAACTATTGGAACATTACTCGCATCCCGCTGCAGTCATGCATGTAATTTCTAGCTCTACTCGCTTCTAGTTCAAAGTCAACGTTGGAACAAGTGCTATAAAAGTAAGTCAAACAGTTACTTATGGCTGTCGGTCCAACATGGTGTGCTATCCCCAATAATTCTTGTGATTTCCTCGTAGATCTTCTCCTGTATGTGCTGATTCCTCAAAGCTGTGAGAATCGCGAACTCCAACAGATTGCTCGTTGTTTGAGAGCCAGCTATAAAGAGGTCTAGACATATCACCTTTAATTGTTCTTCTGTAACAAGATATGCCAAATTCAGAGTAAGACTCTTAACTCtatgaaagaataaaaaatttgaCTAAAAATATGGAGAGAGAGCGCAACAGAAAGTTTAACACCTTGTTTAAAGCCCattttagacctgcaagaaaaatcgtgcaatttgCATTACATAGCGGCGTTCGACTAACCACTTCATAAtcgttcgctttacggcctcgtaatgtaatgcaacttgaatGATTTTTAATGCAGATCTAAACGTTTTGATACTAACAAACTAATAACTTTTGGCAATACTCATTACGATTTAGTTTAAtcgctgaattgaaattcaaaGCCGCAGCTAAAGGCTGGTGTAACCATAAAACGTGTAACTAGAGTTACAGATATTATTGCGTCTTCACACGGCAGCCGGTGAGCGAAGAGATTTCATATAGGTACCAATACCACTTGACCTTGCATTGGAGTTACATGGAGGTGCACGACGTTAGATGGGCATTTCTGTAGATTAGGGATTTTACTCTAATTACTTTAGTTAGTACCTACTTTGTCACTGTTTCAGTGCTCTATTTCTCTAGTTTTGAGTTTGACTGTATTTAAgcgatattttttctttctttattttgtttgctaTGAAATTAGAATGTACAAAAAGCCATGCTtacaaaaaaatgcaataaaaacgaCATGTTTGTggatattttttctatttgtcCTGATCTTGATGAAATGTGTTCACTATGTATAACAAGAGgtattaagctgaaattaatatcaaatagtcAATTCTGTTCCCCTTGGAGCAAATCAATACCTAAAAGGTACTTGCGATTCTCCGAGATACTTAAAATTCTGTGTGAAATAGCTCTTCaagcacaaccaataaaaaaaagtctgaaTATCTTAATGTTTTTCAAAACAGCCACATGGTAATCTATATTGTCAGTGATAATGAATTTGTCGTTTTTTACATTATTCTTGAAAACCCTGGATAATACggtcaataataaaattgtattactaTACTTTACTCAGTAAGTATGTGTGTTTCTGCAGCGGTTCTGGTAGTAATTAAGACTTCAGGTGACATTAAGACAAATTATCACATTTTGTCTATGAACTACGTCAAATACttatgaaaatataaacaaacgcCTTGCTTACTAAAAATGCCCATTTCACTATTATCCAAGATCAAAGGCTGTTACGCTGTTACAGAAGTTACCTTCATACACCGTGGGCATACACAGTGGACCTACTCATACGCAGTGAGTTATTACTACTACCGAAGTTCCTTACCCGTAAATGTGTCTTTGTTGTCCTTCATGTGTTCTAGATAGGAATATATGAAGTCGTTATTTGTGGCTTTGTTCTTGTGATTTTCAATTGCTtcctgaaatgaaaaaaaaaataaaaaaaaattaaaggtaaAGTGGGTGTCGTATTTTAACGTCGACGTAATATGCTGGTgtctttaaaaattcaaattaatccgCTAGTTAGATAATCAAATGATtttggacatgtattttttcttttgtaaattaaacaaaaaatatgaagataagCCCTCACTCTCGAGTGTTTTCGttcggacgccgatacgatatcggggcaagttaAATGTATGATATATGATCCAATATCgaatcggataatctgaaaaacaggtacatatttcatcgCTTCATTTCGCTCtc harbors:
- the LOC141436241 gene encoding probable cytochrome P450 305a1 isoform X2, with the protein product MVGSSNAVQKLTKFYGSQWKALSHLAKEYSSEVLGLKLGSDLVVVVYGDRNIRQVFIDTEFEGRPDSFFIKLRCFGKRMGITSADGPLWSLHRQFTVKHLKNVGFGKTAMEKEIQYEMNRIVDYISSSNKPITPKNIFASSVMNVLWKYVAGESIAKDRLTLLLDLLSARSKAFSMAGGWLNQFPWCRFIFPEASGYTLIRRINKQLADIIEEAIENHKNKATNNDFIYSYLEHMKDNKDTFTEEQLKVICLDLFIAGSQTTSNLLEFAILTALRNQHIQEKIYEEITRIIGDSTPCWTDSHKLVYTSAFLLEVQRYYTIVPLAGPRRVLSDTVIGGYSIPKETTILLAVGDLNFDPNLYDDPHEFKPERFINEQGALKNAEHVYTFGLGRRRCPGDSLARSFIFLTFVGILQKFKIQCVNGLLPSDEPVIGLIAAPRPYSASFVKRN